A single Capra hircus breed San Clemente chromosome 13, ASM170441v1, whole genome shotgun sequence DNA region contains:
- the PROSER2 gene encoding proline and serine-rich protein 2 — protein sequence MPVHHRKSDSWEMDPDSLPGCRLGDLSRGSSLESRTSSSRSRSLTLDDESLRYLTHEEKDVLLFFEETIDSLEDDFEEQVLCAGDAQWRSLRPLGESTSAPSQPEDVVDLVQPGPGAGEPESLEEVKETTGAVPFGKEDAPDLEPKKEDAEMSPPSDPPGPEALPSSPPASPAAALAHPRREPPTPPAEHPKLTRSVPTPLVIAQKISEKLAGNEGLSPTSPSKEGRPAEWRTLASLAPRHGDHSPWHRHAAQPVPKIHRFPSNISVTNSAGKDFNKTISKAAVNVQERKAQVLANINGVSFLSLGETEDRAQRGEPTEQRSISPEQSQPGLAQEAVPTREGARGAQQSRGVQTEQPLPLANGFQSIHDVLRSQAGPFVSTGKTVTFRPDPALPSRLAPQQPDCGQAARKRSGSLPRAVGFRPQGITVQFSGRGSTEEARREALRKLGLLKENL from the exons ATGCCTGTCCATCACCGGAAGTCAGACTCTTGGGAGATGGACCCTGATTCACTGCCCGGCTGCAGGCTCGGCGACCTGAGCAGAGGGAGCAGCTTGGAGAGCCGGACCAGCAGCTCCCGTTCCAGAAGCCTCACTCTG GATGATGAGAGCCTGAGGTACCTCACACACGAGGAAAAGGACGTCCTCCTGTTTTTTGAAGAGACAATTGATTCCCTGGAAGATGACTTTGAGGAGCAGGTCCTGTGTGCCGGTGACGCCCAGTGGCGCTCTCTGAGGCCTCTGGGAGAGAGCACTTCCGCTCCCTCACAGCCAGAGGATGTCGTGGACTTGGTGCAGCCGGGCCCTGGAGCCGGGGAGCCTGAGAGCCTTGAGGAGGTGAAGGAGACCACAG GGGCTGTCCCTTTTGGAAAGGAAGACGCCCCTGACCTTGAACCCAAGAAAGAGGATGCAGAGATGTCTCCCCCATCAGACCCCCCAGGGCCTGAGGCCCTGCCATCTTCTCCACCTGCCTCACCTGCAGCAGCTCTGGCCCACCCCAGGAGAGAGCCCCCCACTCCTCCCGCAGAGCACCCCAAACTGACCCGCTCGGTCCCCACTCCGCTGGTCATCGCCCAGAAGATATCTGAGAAGCTGGCAGGGAATGAAGGGCTTTCGCCCACATCTCCGTCCAAAGAGGGCAGGCCTGCAGAATGGAGGACGCTGGCTTCTCTGGCCCCTCGACACGGAGACCACTCACCGTGGCACCGACACGCGGCCCAACCAGTGCCCAAGATCCACCGCTTCCCGAGCAACATCAGCGTGACCAACAGCGCGGGGAAGGACTTCAATAAGACCATCTCCAAGGCCGCAGTCAACGTGCAGGAGCGCAAAGCCCAGGTCCTGGCCAACATCAACGgcgtctccttcctctccttgggGGAGACGGAGGACCGGGCCCAGAGAGGCGAGCCCACCGAGCAGAGAAGCATCTCTCCCGAGCAGAGCCAGCCAGGCCTGGCCCAGGAGGCTGTCCCCACGCGAGAAGGGGCCCGCGGCGCCCAGCAGTCCAGAGGCGTGCAGACAGAACAGCCCCTGCCGCTGGCCAACGGCTTCCAGAGCATCCACGACGTCCTCAGGAGCCAGGCCGGGCCCTTCGTCTCCACCGGGAAGACGGTGACCTTCCGTCCGGACCCGGCCCTCCCCAGCAGACTTGCACCCCAGCAGCCGGACTGCGGCCAGGCGGCCAGGAAGCGGTCAGGCTCGCTCCCCAGGGCTGTAGGGTTCAGACCCCAAGGCATCACTGTCCAGTTCTCGGGCAGGGGCTCCACGGAGGAGGCCCGCCGGGAGGCCCTGCGGAAGCTCGGCCTCCTGAAGGAGAACTTATGA